The Blastomonas sp. SL216 DNA window CTGCGGCTGAAGCGGACCTGGCTGTCGCCGACGGTTCCGGTGACGCGCTTGTCCGATACGCGCAGGGTAAAGCGCTTGCCCGAACGGGTTTCGGTGCCGTCGATGATCTTGTGGTCCCCTACCATCTTGACGGTATAGACATAACGGTCACCGGCATGTTCGAACGTGACCTTTTCGGGCTCGGCGGCATGGGCGGCAGTGGGGAGCGCCACAAGGGCAAGGGGAAGAGCGAGAAGGCTGTGCTTTTTCATGATGGTCGTCCCTGTTCGTTAGAATTGAACTGCCGTCATCATCCTCTGTTATTGTGCGATGCAGCATGTCAAAGCCCCATGAATTGGGCAAATGCAATTAATGTGTTCGCAGTTGCAACATACGAAACTCGGCGCGGGTGACCTTGTCCGGCCTGCGCAATCGCCTTGACCATGCGCAGGCCAGCGGTCAAAGCTGTGTGCATGAGTGAAGCCCAAGCCATTTCTGCCGATCTGTCGTTCGAAGATGCCCTGAAGGAGCTGGAGGTCATCGTCCGCCAGCTGGAATCGGGCGATGTACCGCTCGATGCGTCGATCAGCCTGTACGAGCGCGGCGACATGCTGCGCGGGCATTGCCAGAAGCGGCTCGATGCGGCGCAGGCGCGGATCGAGAAGATTCGCGTGGGTGCCGATGGCCAGGCTGCAGGCACGACGCCGTTCGATGCGGGCTGATAGCAGCGTGAACGGCCGGGCGATGCACGCGATCAATCAAACCGGCGGCGAGACCGGGGCAGGGGAGCAACAAGAATGACAACCGCCATCAGCGACACCACGCTGGCCGATGCCTTTCGCCAGATTTCCGCCGACGTCGACGCCTGTTTCGATGCCTTGCTGGGCGTCCCCAATGATCCCCGTGCGGTGCTGTATGACGCCATGCGCCATGCGGCGATCGGAGGCGGCAAGCGGGTGCGTCCATTGCTGCTCACCGCCACCGCTTCGATGTTCAATGTCGATCGGGGGCTGGCTGTCCGGGTCGCCTGCGCGGTCGAGGCGATCCATGTCTATTCCCTGATCCATGACGATCTGCCCTGCATGGACGATGACGACATGCGGCGCGGCAAGCCCACGGTGCACAAGGCGTTCAGCGATGCCGTCGCGGTGCTGGCGGGCGATTCGCTGCATGCTCTGGCATTCGAGATCCTGGCCGGCAGCCAGTCGCACCCCGATCCGTTCATCCGATCCGAGCTGATCGTGACGCTCGCCGAGGCGAGTGGCCCCAATGGCATGGCGGGCGGCCAGATGATGGACCTGGAGGCGGAAAAGGCCAAGTTCGACCTGCCCACCGTCACCAAGTTGCAGCGGCTGAAGACCGGCGCGCTGATTGCGGCTTCGGTGGAGATGGGGGCGATCCTGGGCAATGTGCCGATCGAAGGGCGCACGGCGCTGCGCGCCTATGCCCGCGACATCGGCCTGGCCTTCCAGATTGCCGATGACATCATGGACGAGGTCGGCGACGAAGCGCTTGCCGGCAAGGCGCTGCACAAGGATGCCGCCGCCGGCAAGGAGACCTTCCTGTCGCTGCTGGGGCTGGATCGCGCCCGAGAACAGGCGTTTTTCCTGGTAGATCAGGCGGTGGGGCATCTGGCCAGCTATGGCCGCGAAGCGGACCTCCTGCGCGCACTGGCGCGCTATATTGTCGAGCGCGACAACTGACCGCAACAGCGGCATAGCAAAGGGAAGACTATCATGCGGATTGGCGTTTATCCCGGGACGTTCGATCCCATCACGCTCGGCCATATGGACATTATCCGCCGTGGCGCGAAGCTGGTCGACAGGCTGATCATCGGCGTGACCACCAATATCGCCAAGAACCCGATGTTCTCGGATGACGAGCGCATGGAGATGGTCCGGCGCGAGGTGGCGCAGATCCAGGACAGCAACATCACCGTGGTCGGGTTCAGCTCGCTGCTCATGGACTTCGCCGAGGCGCAGGGCGCGTCGGTGGTCATCCGCGGCATTCGCGGGGTCACCGATTTCGAATATGAATATCAGCTCACCGGCATGAACCGCCAGTTGAATGACCGGATCGAGACGGTGTTCCTGATGGCCGATGTCTCGCTGCAGCCGATTGCATCGCGGCTGGTCAAGGAGATCGCGATCTATGGCGGGCAGATCCACCGCTTCGTGACCGATGCGGTGCGGATCGATGTCGAAAAGCGTGTGCGCGAAACCGGGCTGAAAGGGTGAGCCAGCGCACAGCGCGGCCCCCCAAGTTCATTCATGACAGGCTCAGATGCTTTGGCTATAGCCGTGCCCGAAACGGGGCAGGGCGTACGTCGCCGCCCCCGCCTGAATGGAACAGGAATACCCGGTTTTATGCCCAATATCTTGAAATCGCTTGCTGCCTTGTCGTTCATCCCGATGCTGCTCGCGCCGATTGCCGCGCAGGCCCAGGATGCGGCGCAGACCCGGCAGTCCGACATCGAGGCCGACCAGGCGGCCGCACGCGTGGCGCGCGAGGCCGAGAAGGAGGCCACCAAGGTCCGCAAGCAGCAGGAAAAAGAGGCAGAGCGCCAGCAGAAGGATGCCGAAAAGGCCGCTGAAAAGGCTGCCGAGGAAGCCCGCAAGGAAGAGGACAGGGTGGCCAAGGCGGCTGCAAAGGCTGCGAAGGAAGCCGCCGAAGCCCAGGAAGACGAATCCGGCGACAAGGAAAAGGAAGCCCGCAAGGCCGCGCGCGACGCCGAAAAGGCTGCGCAGGAACAGCGCGACAACAATGCTGCCGATGCCTCGGTGGTAGCGCCGTCGATCGTCGCCAGCCCGGACAAGGCCGATCCCGACAACATCCTCTATCTCGATCTGTCGACCGGTGGCCGGGTGACGATCCAGCTTTATCCCGAAATCGCGCCCAACCATGTCGAGCGGATCAAGACGCTGGCTCGCCAGGGCTTTTACGATGGCATCATCTTCCACCGCGTGATCGAAGGGTTCATGGCGCAGACGGGCGACCCGACGGGCACCGGCACTGGCGGATCGGACCTTCCTGACGTCGCTGCGGAATTCAACAAGTTCCCGCATCTGCGCGGCACGGTGTCGATGGCGCGTGCGCAGGATCCGAACAGCGCGAACAGCCAGTTCTTCATCGTCTTCTATCCGCGCTTCTCGCTGGACAACAGCTATACCAATTTCGGCCGCGTCATCTCTGGCATGCAATATGTCGATGTGGTGCCGCGCGGCGAACCGCCCGCAAGCCCGGCGCGCATTCTGCAGGCCTCGCTCAAGTCGCAGAACAAGCCCGAGCCCAATTATGCGGCGGCGGCCCAGCCTGCCGAGCGTGCCATTTCGGTGGATGAGCTGAACGCGCCGATCGAGAACTGATCGCAGCCCGGTCAATATTGCATTCCGTCGCCATTCCCGCGAAAGCGGGAGCCCCGCGCTGGCACCAATCTGGGCCCGGGCGGGGATGACGGGTTTTGCAGGATTGAGTGCACCAGACCATGCGCGTTGACGAATTCGACTTCGACCTTCCCCAGGAACGGATAGCGCTGCGCCCGGTGCGCCCGCGCGA harbors:
- a CDS encoding exodeoxyribonuclease VII small subunit, whose translation is MSEAQAISADLSFEDALKELEVIVRQLESGDVPLDASISLYERGDMLRGHCQKRLDAAQARIEKIRVGADGQAAGTTPFDAG
- a CDS encoding polyprenyl synthetase family protein, translated to MTTAISDTTLADAFRQISADVDACFDALLGVPNDPRAVLYDAMRHAAIGGGKRVRPLLLTATASMFNVDRGLAVRVACAVEAIHVYSLIHDDLPCMDDDDMRRGKPTVHKAFSDAVAVLAGDSLHALAFEILAGSQSHPDPFIRSELIVTLAEASGPNGMAGGQMMDLEAEKAKFDLPTVTKLQRLKTGALIAASVEMGAILGNVPIEGRTALRAYARDIGLAFQIADDIMDEVGDEALAGKALHKDAAAGKETFLSLLGLDRAREQAFFLVDQAVGHLASYGREADLLRALARYIVERDN
- the coaD gene encoding pantetheine-phosphate adenylyltransferase → MRIGVYPGTFDPITLGHMDIIRRGAKLVDRLIIGVTTNIAKNPMFSDDERMEMVRREVAQIQDSNITVVGFSSLLMDFAEAQGASVVIRGIRGVTDFEYEYQLTGMNRQLNDRIETVFLMADVSLQPIASRLVKEIAIYGGQIHRFVTDAVRIDVEKRVRETGLKG
- a CDS encoding peptidylprolyl isomerase, which translates into the protein MAKAAAKAAKEAAEAQEDESGDKEKEARKAARDAEKAAQEQRDNNAADASVVAPSIVASPDKADPDNILYLDLSTGGRVTIQLYPEIAPNHVERIKTLARQGFYDGIIFHRVIEGFMAQTGDPTGTGTGGSDLPDVAAEFNKFPHLRGTVSMARAQDPNSANSQFFIVFYPRFSLDNSYTNFGRVISGMQYVDVVPRGEPPASPARILQASLKSQNKPEPNYAAAAQPAERAISVDELNAPIEN